One Castanea sativa cultivar Marrone di Chiusa Pesio chromosome 4, ASM4071231v1 DNA window includes the following coding sequences:
- the LOC142633148 gene encoding biotin synthase, mitochondrial: protein MFSVRSILALQLRRSILLLHSSSSSSSASYSTSSAAAVQAERAISEGPRNDWTRDEIKSVYDSPVLDLLFHGAQVHRHAHNFREVQQCTLLSIKTGGCSEDCSYCPQSSRYDTGLKAQKLMTKEAVLQAATKAKEAGSTRFCMGAAWRDTVGRKTNFKQILEYVKEIRDMGMEVCCTLGMLEKQQAVELKKAGLTAYNHNLDTSREYYPNVITTRTYDERLETLEFVRDAGINVCSGGIIGLGEAEEDRVGLLHTLATLPSHPESVPINALLAVKGTPLQDQKPVEIWEMVRMIATARIVMPKAMVRLSAGRVRFSMPEQALCFLAGANSIFTGEKLLTTPNNDFDADQLMFKVLGLVPKAPSFDDSAANVYEAEACEKAASSSG, encoded by the exons atgttttcgGTTCGCTCAATCCTCGCTCTACAGCTAAGACGCTCAATCCTCCTACtgcattcttcttcttcttcgtcttcggCTTCCTATTCTACTTCTTCCGCTGCTGCGGTGCAAGCCGAGCGAGCGATAAGCGAAGGTCCGAGAAACGATTGGACACGAGACGAGATCAAGTCCGTCTACGACTCTCCGGTTCTCGATCTCCTTTTCCACGGA GCTCAAGTTCATAGACATGCACATAATTTTAGGGAAGTGCAGCAATGTACTCTGCTCTCTATCAAGACGGGTGGGTGTAGTGAGGATTGTTCGTATTGTCCTCAATCCTCTAGATATGACACAGGACTAAAGGCCCAAAAGCTTATGACCAAGGAGGCTGTTCTGCAGGCTGCAACAAAG GCAAAAGAGGCTGGTAGCACACGTTTTTGCATGGGTGCTGCATGGAGAGACACTGTAGGAAGAAAAACCAATTTCAAACAGATCCTTGAATATGTAAAAGAAATAAG GGATATGGGAATGGAGGTGTGCTGCACCTTGGGCATGCTAGAGAAGCAGCAAGCTGTAGAACTTAAGAAGGCTGGCCTAACAGCTTATAATCATAATCTTGATACCTCAAGGGAGTATTATCCAAATGTCATCACCACAAGGACTTATGATGAGCGCCTAGAAACCCTTGAGTTTGTTCGCGATGCAGGGATTAATGTCTGTTCAG GAGGAATAATAGGGCTCGGAGAAGCAGAAGAGGACCGAGTTGGTCTTTTACATACATTGGCAACACTCCCTAGCCACCCTGAGAGTGTTCCCATCAATGCACTGCTTGCAGTGAAAGGGACACCTCTTCAAGATCAGAAG cCAGTTGAAATATGGGAGATGGTTCGAATGATTGCCACAGCACGCATAGTCATGCCCAAGGCAATGGTCAGACTGTCAGCTGGAAGAGTTCGGTTCTCCATGCCTGAGCAAGCATTGTGCTTTCTTGCTGGTGCAAATTCGATCTTCACCGGGGAGAAGCTCTTGACTACTCCTAACAATGATTTCGATGCTGATCAACTCATGTTCAAGGTGCTTGGACTTGTTCCAAAAGCTCCCAGTTTTGATGATTCTGCGGCAAATGTCTATGAAGCAGAGGCTTGTGAGAAAGCTGCTTCCAGTTCAGGTTAA